A single genomic interval of Spinacia oleracea cultivar Varoflay chromosome 6, BTI_SOV_V1, whole genome shotgun sequence harbors:
- the LOC110777747 gene encoding endo-1,4-beta-xylanase 3 isoform X2 has protein sequence MNKFKGLCLPRPFQNFKIKHHLEFGKKMENQQWSNSCSTDGVDEKELGNMGSTSSNLIDTVILSHDFAQGLHSWHPNGCKALIVPPESEKTDGTSAGYAVVTNRKECWQGLEQDITSRVSIGKTYRVSASVGVSGSHETSNIQATLKLVYNGSDTSYVFIGKIPVSTEKWECLEGTFTLSKMPDRVVFYLEGPPPGVDLLIKSVVISCSSPTMKGNIGDTRTDLPENIILNHNFSQGLHLWHPNSCDASVVSPESGSTEGVSTKLSGGYARVTNRNQSWQGFEHNITSLVSPGSTYKISAQVGASGTHESSKIQATLRLEYKGSDTKHLSIERISVSNEKWETLEGTFVLTTVPNRVVIYLEGPNPGTDLLVKSVTISCSSPVETVSRCGDDGDENIILNPTFEDGLNNWSGRGCKAVLHDSMADGKITPQSGKCFAAATERTQTWNGIQQDITPRIKRKLAYEVTAVVRIYGNNVTSANVRATLWVQTPDKREQYIGISNAQATDKDWAQLQGKFLINGSPSSVVVYLEGPPAGTDILLNSFVIKHAPRTPSSPPPAIQNSSFGVNIIHNSELSDGTNGWFPLGNCTLSVRSGSPHILPPMAVDSLGPHEPLTGRYILVTNRTQNWMGPAQMITDKLELFLTYQISAWVKVGHTASGPQNVNIALSVDGQWVNGGEVEISDDRWHEIGGSFRIEKQPSKVMVYIQGPVSGVDLMLGSLQIFAVDRQARFKHLRRQTDKIRKRDVVLKFTGDDTFGNFVKVRQTKNSFPFGSCMSRTNIDNEDFVAFFLENFNWAVFGNELKWYWTEAQKGNLNYKDADDMLDLCEKNNIEARGHCIFWEVEDTVQPWIKSLSKNDLMTAVENRLTGLLTRYKGKFRHYDVNNEMLHGSYYQDHLGKDTRANMFKSANNLDPSALLFVNDYHVEDGNDPRSCPEKYIEQVLDLQEQGAPVGGVGIQGHIDSPVGSIVCSALDKLGILGLPLWFTELDVSSINEYVRADDLEVMLREAFAHPAVEGVMLWGFWELFMSRENSHLVDAEGDINAAGERYLKLKREWLTRAHGHIDDQGQFCFRGYHGTYQLDVVCFDKKVSKTFVVDKGDSPLILSIDL, from the exons ATGAACAAGTTCAAAGGTTTATGCCTCCCACGTCCATTCCAGAACTTCAAAATCAAACATCACCTG GAATTCGGGAAAAAGATGGAGAATCAACAATGGAGCAACAGTTGCAGCACTGATGGTGTTGATGAG AAAGAGTTGGGAAATATGGGCAGTACAAGCAGTAACCTTATTGACACTGTTATACTGAGTCATGATTTTGCTCAAGGCCTGCACTCATGGCACCCCAATGGTTGTAAAGCATTGATAGTGCCACCCGAGTCAGAAAAAACTGATGGAACATCAGCCGGTTATGCTGTAGTCACAAATAGGAAAGAGTGCTGGCAAGGATTGGAGCAAGATATAACAAGTAGAGTTTCTATTGGTAAAACGTATAGAGTTTCTGCTTCTGTTGGAGTGTCGGGAAGCCATGAAACTTCTAATATCCAAGCCACGTTGAAATTAGTGTATAACGGATCTGACACTAGTTATGTGTTCATTGGAAA GATTCCAGTGTCAACGGAGAAATGGGAATGTTTGGAAGGAACTTTCACTCTCTCGAAAATGCCTGATCGTGTTGTATTTTATCTAGAGGGGCCTCCTCCTGGTGTAGACCTGCTCATCAAATCGGTGGTCATTTCTTGTTCCAGCCCCACA ATGAAAGGAAATATTGGTGATACAAGGACTGACCTTCCTGAAAACATTATACTGAACCACAACTTTTCCCAAGGCCTGCATCTATGGCATCCCAATTCCTGTGATGCATCTGTAGTGTCACCTGAGTCAGGAAGTACTGAAGGAGTGTCAACAAAATTGAGTGGTGGCTATGCAAGAGTTACAAATAGGAATCAGAGCTGGCAAGGATTTGAACATAATATAACGAGCCTTGTTTCTCCAGGATCTACTTATAAAATTTCTGCACAAGTTGGGGCGTCAGGAACTCATGAAtcttcaaagattcaagctacACTAAGATTAGAGTACAAAGGATCTGACACCAAGCATCTTTCCATCGAAAG GATTTCTGTATCCAATGAGAAGTGGGAGACCTTGGAAGGAACATTTGTTCTCACAACAGTTCCAAATCGTGTTGTGATCTATCTGGAAGGACCTAATCCTGGCACAGACTTGCTTGTAAAATCAGTCACAATTTCCTGTTCTAGCCCCGTTGAG ACTGTGAGCAGATGTGGTGATGATGGAGATGAGAATATAATATTAAACCCCACATTTGAAGATGGACTCAATAACTGGTCCGGAAGGGGATGCAAAGCTGTGTTACATGACTCAATGGCAGACGGAAAGATTACACCTCAGTCTGGCAAGTGTTTCGCTGCAGCAACAGAACGAACACAAACTTGGAATGGAATTCAACAAGATATCACACCTAGAATTAAGAGAAAGTTGGCTTACGAGGTTACCGCTGTTGTTCGGATTTACGGAAATAATGTTACTAGTGCTAATGTCCGAGCTACGCTATGGGTTCAGACACCAGATAAGCGTGAGCAGTACATAGGCATCTCAAA TGCTCAGGCAACAGACAAAGATTGGGCTCAGCTCCAGGGAAAATTTCTTATTAATGGTTCTCCATCAAGTGTTGTCGTATATTTGGAAGGACCTCCTGCTGGTACAGACATCCTTCTTAACAGTTTTGTCATAAAACATGCACCCAGAACTCCCTCATCTCCTCCGCCAGCTATTCAG AATTCTTCGTTTGGAGTAAATATAATTCACAACAGTGAACTTAGTGATGGTACCAATGGCTGGTTTCCTCTAGGCAATTGCACACTAAGTGTACGAAGTGGTTCACCACATATCCTTCCTCCAATGGCGGTGGATTCTCTAGGACCTCACGAACCACTAACTGGTCGTTACATCCTTGTGACGAATCGTACACAAAACTGGATGGGTCCTGCTCAGATGATAACTGACAAGTTGGAGCTTTTTCTCACATATCAGATTTCTGCTTGGGTTAAGGTTGGGCATACCGCTTCTGGACCACAGAATGTCAACATTGCACTGAGTGTGGATGGTCAGTGGGTCAATGGGGGCGAAGTTGAGATCAGTGATGACAGATGGCATGAAATTGGTGGTTCTTTTAGGATTGAGAAGCAACCATCAAAAGTCATGGTTTATATTCAGGGCCCTGTTTCAGGAGTTGACTTAATGCTTGGAAGTCTTCAGATTTTCGCTGTTGATCGACAAGCTAGGTTCAAACATTTGAGAAGGCAGACTGATAAG ATACGTAAACGTGATGTAGTCTTAAAATTCACAGGAGACGACACATTTGGAAACTTTGTGAAAGTTAGACAAACAAAGAACAGCTTCCCGTTTGGTTCCTGCATGAGCAGGACGAACATAGATAATGAAGACTTTGTGGCCTTCTTCCTGGAAAACTTCAACTGGGCAGTGTTTGGAAATGAACTCAAGTGGTATTGGACTGAAGCACAAAAAGGGAATTTAAATTACAAGGATGCGGATGACATGTTGGATTTATGCGAAAAGAACAACATTGAAGCTCGAGGGCATTGCATCTTCTGGGAAGTAGAGGACACAGTTCAACCATGGATAAAGTCCCTCAGTAAAAATGACCTAATGACAGCAGTGGAAAACCGTCTGACTGGCCTGCTTACTCGATACAAGGGGAAGTTCAGGCATTATGATGTGAATAATGAGATGTTGCATGGATCATATTACCAGGATCATTTAGGTAAAGACACTCGAGCCAACATGTTTAAGTCAGCAAACAATCTAGACCCATCTGCCCTTTTATTTGTGAATGACTATCATGTTGAAGATGGGAATGATCCAAGATCATGCCCCGAGAAGTACATTGAACAAGTGCTAGATTTGCAAGAACAAGGTGCACCAGTAGGAGGTGTGGGAATTCAAGGACATATTGATAGTCCTGTTGGCTCAATCGTCTGTTCTGCCCTTGATAAGTTGGGCATTCTTGGTCTTCCATTATGGTTTACCGAGCTTGATGTCTCTTCAATTAATGAGTATGTTAGAGCAGATGATTTAGAAGTCATGCTTCGGGAGGCCTTTGCTCATCCAGCAGTCGAAGGAGTTATGTTATGGGGGTTCTGGGAATTGTTCATGAGCAGGGAAAACTCACACCTTGTTGATGCTGAAGGTGATATCAATGCAGCAGGTGAAAGGTACCTTAAGCTCAAGCGTGAGTGGCTAACTCGTGCTCATGGTCATATTGACGATCAAGGACAGTTTTGCTTTAGGGGTTACCATGGGACATACCAACTAGATGTTGTTTGTTTTGATAAGAAAGTTTCCAAGACATTTGTGGTTGACAAGGGTGATTCGCCGCTGATTTTATCTATCGATTTGTGA
- the LOC110777747 gene encoding endo-1,4-beta-xylanase 3 isoform X1 yields MNKFKGLCLPRPFQNFKIKHHLEFGKKMENQQWSNSCSTDGVDEKELGNMGSTSSNLIDTVILSHDFAQGLHSWHPNGCKALIVPPESEKTDGTSAGYAVVTNRKECWQGLEQDITSRVSIGKTYRVSASVGVSGSHETSNIQATLKLVYNGSDTSYVFIGKIPVSTEKWECLEGTFTLSKMPDRVVFYLEGPPPGVDLLIKSVVISCSSPTKMKGNIGDTRTDLPENIILNHNFSQGLHLWHPNSCDASVVSPESGSTEGVSTKLSGGYARVTNRNQSWQGFEHNITSLVSPGSTYKISAQVGASGTHESSKIQATLRLEYKGSDTKHLSIERISVSNEKWETLEGTFVLTTVPNRVVIYLEGPNPGTDLLVKSVTISCSSPVETVSRCGDDGDENIILNPTFEDGLNNWSGRGCKAVLHDSMADGKITPQSGKCFAAATERTQTWNGIQQDITPRIKRKLAYEVTAVVRIYGNNVTSANVRATLWVQTPDKREQYIGISNAQATDKDWAQLQGKFLINGSPSSVVVYLEGPPAGTDILLNSFVIKHAPRTPSSPPPAIQNSSFGVNIIHNSELSDGTNGWFPLGNCTLSVRSGSPHILPPMAVDSLGPHEPLTGRYILVTNRTQNWMGPAQMITDKLELFLTYQISAWVKVGHTASGPQNVNIALSVDGQWVNGGEVEISDDRWHEIGGSFRIEKQPSKVMVYIQGPVSGVDLMLGSLQIFAVDRQARFKHLRRQTDKIRKRDVVLKFTGDDTFGNFVKVRQTKNSFPFGSCMSRTNIDNEDFVAFFLENFNWAVFGNELKWYWTEAQKGNLNYKDADDMLDLCEKNNIEARGHCIFWEVEDTVQPWIKSLSKNDLMTAVENRLTGLLTRYKGKFRHYDVNNEMLHGSYYQDHLGKDTRANMFKSANNLDPSALLFVNDYHVEDGNDPRSCPEKYIEQVLDLQEQGAPVGGVGIQGHIDSPVGSIVCSALDKLGILGLPLWFTELDVSSINEYVRADDLEVMLREAFAHPAVEGVMLWGFWELFMSRENSHLVDAEGDINAAGERYLKLKREWLTRAHGHIDDQGQFCFRGYHGTYQLDVVCFDKKVSKTFVVDKGDSPLILSIDL; encoded by the exons ATGAACAAGTTCAAAGGTTTATGCCTCCCACGTCCATTCCAGAACTTCAAAATCAAACATCACCTG GAATTCGGGAAAAAGATGGAGAATCAACAATGGAGCAACAGTTGCAGCACTGATGGTGTTGATGAG AAAGAGTTGGGAAATATGGGCAGTACAAGCAGTAACCTTATTGACACTGTTATACTGAGTCATGATTTTGCTCAAGGCCTGCACTCATGGCACCCCAATGGTTGTAAAGCATTGATAGTGCCACCCGAGTCAGAAAAAACTGATGGAACATCAGCCGGTTATGCTGTAGTCACAAATAGGAAAGAGTGCTGGCAAGGATTGGAGCAAGATATAACAAGTAGAGTTTCTATTGGTAAAACGTATAGAGTTTCTGCTTCTGTTGGAGTGTCGGGAAGCCATGAAACTTCTAATATCCAAGCCACGTTGAAATTAGTGTATAACGGATCTGACACTAGTTATGTGTTCATTGGAAA GATTCCAGTGTCAACGGAGAAATGGGAATGTTTGGAAGGAACTTTCACTCTCTCGAAAATGCCTGATCGTGTTGTATTTTATCTAGAGGGGCCTCCTCCTGGTGTAGACCTGCTCATCAAATCGGTGGTCATTTCTTGTTCCAGCCCCACA AAGATGAAAGGAAATATTGGTGATACAAGGACTGACCTTCCTGAAAACATTATACTGAACCACAACTTTTCCCAAGGCCTGCATCTATGGCATCCCAATTCCTGTGATGCATCTGTAGTGTCACCTGAGTCAGGAAGTACTGAAGGAGTGTCAACAAAATTGAGTGGTGGCTATGCAAGAGTTACAAATAGGAATCAGAGCTGGCAAGGATTTGAACATAATATAACGAGCCTTGTTTCTCCAGGATCTACTTATAAAATTTCTGCACAAGTTGGGGCGTCAGGAACTCATGAAtcttcaaagattcaagctacACTAAGATTAGAGTACAAAGGATCTGACACCAAGCATCTTTCCATCGAAAG GATTTCTGTATCCAATGAGAAGTGGGAGACCTTGGAAGGAACATTTGTTCTCACAACAGTTCCAAATCGTGTTGTGATCTATCTGGAAGGACCTAATCCTGGCACAGACTTGCTTGTAAAATCAGTCACAATTTCCTGTTCTAGCCCCGTTGAG ACTGTGAGCAGATGTGGTGATGATGGAGATGAGAATATAATATTAAACCCCACATTTGAAGATGGACTCAATAACTGGTCCGGAAGGGGATGCAAAGCTGTGTTACATGACTCAATGGCAGACGGAAAGATTACACCTCAGTCTGGCAAGTGTTTCGCTGCAGCAACAGAACGAACACAAACTTGGAATGGAATTCAACAAGATATCACACCTAGAATTAAGAGAAAGTTGGCTTACGAGGTTACCGCTGTTGTTCGGATTTACGGAAATAATGTTACTAGTGCTAATGTCCGAGCTACGCTATGGGTTCAGACACCAGATAAGCGTGAGCAGTACATAGGCATCTCAAA TGCTCAGGCAACAGACAAAGATTGGGCTCAGCTCCAGGGAAAATTTCTTATTAATGGTTCTCCATCAAGTGTTGTCGTATATTTGGAAGGACCTCCTGCTGGTACAGACATCCTTCTTAACAGTTTTGTCATAAAACATGCACCCAGAACTCCCTCATCTCCTCCGCCAGCTATTCAG AATTCTTCGTTTGGAGTAAATATAATTCACAACAGTGAACTTAGTGATGGTACCAATGGCTGGTTTCCTCTAGGCAATTGCACACTAAGTGTACGAAGTGGTTCACCACATATCCTTCCTCCAATGGCGGTGGATTCTCTAGGACCTCACGAACCACTAACTGGTCGTTACATCCTTGTGACGAATCGTACACAAAACTGGATGGGTCCTGCTCAGATGATAACTGACAAGTTGGAGCTTTTTCTCACATATCAGATTTCTGCTTGGGTTAAGGTTGGGCATACCGCTTCTGGACCACAGAATGTCAACATTGCACTGAGTGTGGATGGTCAGTGGGTCAATGGGGGCGAAGTTGAGATCAGTGATGACAGATGGCATGAAATTGGTGGTTCTTTTAGGATTGAGAAGCAACCATCAAAAGTCATGGTTTATATTCAGGGCCCTGTTTCAGGAGTTGACTTAATGCTTGGAAGTCTTCAGATTTTCGCTGTTGATCGACAAGCTAGGTTCAAACATTTGAGAAGGCAGACTGATAAG ATACGTAAACGTGATGTAGTCTTAAAATTCACAGGAGACGACACATTTGGAAACTTTGTGAAAGTTAGACAAACAAAGAACAGCTTCCCGTTTGGTTCCTGCATGAGCAGGACGAACATAGATAATGAAGACTTTGTGGCCTTCTTCCTGGAAAACTTCAACTGGGCAGTGTTTGGAAATGAACTCAAGTGGTATTGGACTGAAGCACAAAAAGGGAATTTAAATTACAAGGATGCGGATGACATGTTGGATTTATGCGAAAAGAACAACATTGAAGCTCGAGGGCATTGCATCTTCTGGGAAGTAGAGGACACAGTTCAACCATGGATAAAGTCCCTCAGTAAAAATGACCTAATGACAGCAGTGGAAAACCGTCTGACTGGCCTGCTTACTCGATACAAGGGGAAGTTCAGGCATTATGATGTGAATAATGAGATGTTGCATGGATCATATTACCAGGATCATTTAGGTAAAGACACTCGAGCCAACATGTTTAAGTCAGCAAACAATCTAGACCCATCTGCCCTTTTATTTGTGAATGACTATCATGTTGAAGATGGGAATGATCCAAGATCATGCCCCGAGAAGTACATTGAACAAGTGCTAGATTTGCAAGAACAAGGTGCACCAGTAGGAGGTGTGGGAATTCAAGGACATATTGATAGTCCTGTTGGCTCAATCGTCTGTTCTGCCCTTGATAAGTTGGGCATTCTTGGTCTTCCATTATGGTTTACCGAGCTTGATGTCTCTTCAATTAATGAGTATGTTAGAGCAGATGATTTAGAAGTCATGCTTCGGGAGGCCTTTGCTCATCCAGCAGTCGAAGGAGTTATGTTATGGGGGTTCTGGGAATTGTTCATGAGCAGGGAAAACTCACACCTTGTTGATGCTGAAGGTGATATCAATGCAGCAGGTGAAAGGTACCTTAAGCTCAAGCGTGAGTGGCTAACTCGTGCTCATGGTCATATTGACGATCAAGGACAGTTTTGCTTTAGGGGTTACCATGGGACATACCAACTAGATGTTGTTTGTTTTGATAAGAAAGTTTCCAAGACATTTGTGGTTGACAAGGGTGATTCGCCGCTGATTTTATCTATCGATTTGTGA
- the LOC130462753 gene encoding uncharacterized protein, with protein sequence MFKKSVIRNPKAKGLRVQHAVKTCLLIVLGIWMLYQLKLLLVNLNSRKNGLISTDVSGNKPKYMSNKQSKLTRKSLFRVETQVVSFQSGSDEEQERNNDKKRDEGDEERAQEKMKMLDYQIGEEADIPNLRNTIQTSEDTKYQSEFPFVSKRDEYESFEYSESVVDQDSKQDDFELEIYRSVIKIEE encoded by the coding sequence ATGTTTAAGAAGTCAGTAATTAGAAATCCAAAGGCCAAAGGCTTGAGGGTACAGCATGCAGTTAAAACATGTTTGCTGATAGTGTTGGGTATCTGGATGCTGTATCAGCTTAAGCTCCTCCTTGTGAATTtaaatagtagaaagaacggtCTTATATCAACAGATGTTTCAGGGAATAAGCCAAAGTACATGAGTAATAAGCAATCGAAATTGACTAGAAAAAGCCTTTTCCGAGTGGAAACTCAAGTTGTCAGTTTTCAAAGTGGTAGTGATGAGGAGCAAGAAAGGAACAATGACAAGAAGAGGGATGAGGGAGATGAGGAAAGAGCACAAGAGAAGATGAAAATGTTGGATTATCAGATAGGCGAGGAAGCTGATATTCCGAATCTCAGGAATACAATCCAAACATCAGAGGATACAAAGTATCAGTCGGAATTCCCTTTTGTGAGTAAAAGAGACGAGTATGAGTCTTTTGAGTATTCAGAATCTGTTGTTGATCAAGACAGCAAACAAGATGATTTCGAGCTGGAAATATACAGATCAGTAATAAAAATAGAAGAGTAA